The nucleotide sequence TGCCCCGGGACATTACCCCCACCCAACTGCGCGCCACCCTGCAGCAGGCGGCTAACGATTTGTTTGCCTACGGGCGGCTGGTCAAGGGGGAACCGGTGCTGACCATTCGGGCGCGGACCTTGCTCCATCCTGAACCGGGGGTGACGGAGCCGGTGTACCTGGGCTATGTGCGACGGTCATTGCGCCAGCGAGAGGACCCGGCCATGGTGATAGAATTGAATACTCAGGCCTTGGCGCGCGTGGCAACGGCTCAGGCTGGTTCGTGACGGCTGCGGCGATGGCGAACGAATTACTGGTGGCTCCTGGGCGGGTGCTCCGGGGGCGGCAACTGCTGAGTCACTACGGTCAGGAGTTGCTTTCCCTGGGGCGACGGTGGCTGCTGGTGGGGGGACCGACGGCCCTGTCGCTGGTGCAACCCCAACTCCAGGCGGTAGGAATTACCCCGGTCCAGGTGGCCGTAATCAAGGAATGTACCGAGGTGGCCCGGCAATCCCTGGGAGAAGCTATCCGCGCTGAGCGTATTGAAGGGGTCCTGGCCTGTGGTGGGGGTAAGGCGCTGGATGGAGGGAAACTGGTGGCCCACGACCAGGGGATACCGGTGGTGACCATCCCCACGTCGGCGGCAACCTGCGCGGCTTGGACGGCCCTGAGCAATGTTTATTCCGAAGGGGGAGCTTTTCTGTACGATGTGCCCCTGCGCCAGTGTCCTATCTGGTTGCTGCTGGACTATGACCTGGTGCAAAGGGCGCCCCGGCGAACCCTGGTGGCGGGGATTGGGGATGCCCTGGCCAAGTGGTACGAAGCGTCGGTAAGCGCCAGACAGGTGCCGGATACGCCGGTGCTGATGGCGGTGCAACAGGCCCGGGTTTTGCGGGATGTGCTTGTGCAAAAGGCGGTGGCGGCCTTGGACCAACCGGGCAGCGCGGTCTGGGAACAGGTGGTGGATGCGACGGTGCTGATGGCGGGTTTGGTGGGGGGGTTGGGGGGCGCACCCTGCCGAACGGTGGCGGCCCATGCGGTGCACAATGGCTTAACCCACTGGCCGGTGACCCACTGCTGGTTGCATGGGGAAAAGGTGGCTTTTGGCATTTTGGTGCAGTTGCGGCTGGAGGAAATGCAGGGACAGCGCTTAGCGGCTATTGCTCGGACCCAGTTGTTGACCCTGTATCGGCAAATCGGCTTGCCCTGCTCGTTGGCGGATTTGGGTTTGGGGGACTGGACGCCCCAGGAGTTGCAGGCTCTGGCGGAACGGATTTGTCATCCCCGGAGTGATATTCACCGTTTGCCTTTTGCCGTGACCCCGGCTCAGGTGGTAGAAGCTATGCGTACCACGACCCAGGCCTGGCCCCCCCAAACCGCCAGCTATGGCATCTCCTAAACCGCTTTTGGAGGGTATCTGGGCGTTTCCTCCCAACCGCTATACCCTGGGTGGCACCAGTTATTTTCTGGAGGGGACGGTCCTGCAGTTGCAGGGCAATGTGTTGATTGACTGTCCGGAGCTGGGGTTTCAGGACTGGTGTCAGGCCCAAGGGGGGGTGCAATACCTGTTACTCACCCAGCGGGATGGGGCGGACCGGGTGGACCGCTGGCAACAGGTTTTTCAATGCCCCGTTTATACCCAGCAGCAGGAGGCCTATCTGTATCCCGGTGTGTGGGTCAAACCTTTTGACCGCACCTGTGAGGTCACGTCTGGGCTAACGCTGATTTGGACGCCCGGCTACAGCCCCGGCAGCAGTTGTGTGTACCTGGAGCGGTTGGGGGGGGTGTTGTTTACGGGGCGGCATCTGTTGCCGAATGTCCAGGGGAAGTTGGCTCTCTACCGCACCCGCAAGACGTTTCACTGGCCCCGCCAACAGCGCAGTTTGCAAACCCTGAGAGAATGGCTGGGTGACCGACCGGTGCATTACATCTGTCCGGGGGCGCATGGGGGTTTCCTGCGGGGCCAGGGCTATATCACCGTAAGTCCAGACCGGGATTGGTATGATCTGGTACAGGGGCGTCCGCTGACTGACGTTCCACGGGTGGGGTAGTGGCTCGGCGTTTTTTGTTTGTTGGTTCGACTCAAGCCTACAGTGGCAAGTCCACCGCTATTTTGGGGATTGGGCGGCAGTTGCAGGCGAAGCATTGGCGCATCGGTTATGGCAAGCCGGTCGGCCACAGCCAAGTAACCACGGAGCCGGTGGCGTTGGATATGGATGGGCAATTGGCGGCTCAGGTGCTCCAGTTACCGCCTGACTGTCTGGCCCCAACGTTGGTGTTTTTACAGGATTGGCTCAAGCAACCGGAACGTCTGCTCCAGGCACCATCCTTAACGGCGGCTTTAAGTGCTTACCGGAATCTGACGGCCTTGGATGCCCTGTTGTTGGAGGCGCCGGCCAATTTCCATGAGGGTTACTGTTTTGGGTTGGAGCTGGCCCGCATGATGCAGACGCTCAACGGGGCGGTTTTGTTGGTGGTGCGGGTGGAATCCCTGCTGGTGGTGGATGAGTTGCTCATGGCCCAGGCTCAGCTCGGCTCCCGCCTGCTGGGGGTGATTTTGAACGCGGTACCGGCCAACCAACCGGCGGTGCCAGAAATCCTGGTGCCCATGCTGGAGCAGCGGGGGATTCCGGTGCTGGGGGTCCTGCCCCGGAGCCGTTTGTTGCGCAGTGTGCGGGTGGGGGAATTGGCCCAACAACTGCAAGCGCAGGTGCTCTGTTGCCCGGACCGGTTGGATTTGCTGGTGGAACACCTGTCCATTGGGGCCATGAGTGTCAATGCTGCCTTGGATTACTTTCGCCAGGGGGTCAATATGGTGGTCATCACCGGCAGTGGGCGCACGGATATTCAAATGGCAGCCCTGGAGGCGTCCACCCAATGTTTGGTTTTGACGGGTCCCAATGACCCCGACCCCATGGTAGTGGCCCGCGCCGAAGAAATGGAGGTGCCCATTCTGCGGGTGGATATGGATACCTTGACGGCGGTGGAAATTATTGAGCGGGCCTTTGAGCGGGTGCGTTTGCAGGAGCCGGTGAAAATTCAGTACGTGCAGCAGATGATCGCCCAGCATTTGCACCTGGACCGTTTGTTGCACCTGTGGGATGCGGTATGCCCAGGGTGAGGGTGGGTTCTGCTGGGACGGCCCAGCAGCCAGCGTGGGGTTGGCGCCATTTCCAGGTGAAATTTGTGTTTGTGGCAATGGTGGCCGTCTGTGACCCCCAGGTGTGGTTTTGGCTCAATGCCCAGCAACTGCGCAACCGGTGTTTATGGCAGCCCGGCTGGCAATCCCTACAAAAAATGCCCCCTTGAATGAGGGCGTCTTGGTGGCCAGCGAACGTTTCACGAAATTCACGCCGCTTTGTAGTAATCAGGTTCGTTGCCGGGCTTCCATTTGATGTTGCACCCCAGGCTGGCCTTTTGGTCAGGAGAGACCGGTTGACCGCTTAAGACCGCATCAATAGCAGCCCGTAGGTCCTTTCCCGTCACCGGTAGGTCATTGCCCGGGCGGCTGTCGTCAAATTGGCCGCGATAGACCAGCTTCCGCTCCCGGTCGAATAGGTAGAAATCGGGGGTGCAGGCGGCACGATAGGCCTTGGCCACCTCCTGGGTCTCGTCATAGCACAAGGGGAAGGTAAACCCCAATTCCTGGGCCATTTCTTTCAAAGATTCGGGCCGGTCGTCGGGATACTTTTCCGCATCGTTGGAACTGATGGCCACAATGCCAATGTCTTTGTCTTTGTAGTCCTGCCCCAGTTTCGCCAGCTCATGTTGGATATGTTTGACGTAGGGGCAGTGACGGCAGATAAACATCACCAGTAGGGCGCTTTTGTCGGCAAAGCTGCTCAGACTAATGGTCTGACCTGTCACCACATCCGGCAGGGCAAAATCCGGCGCTGGTGTGCCTAATTCCAACATCGTCGAGGGTGTGCGTGCCATGCTCCCACCTCCTAAACCGGTTGCTTCGCTTTCATTATGCCGGTTGGCCGCAGCAAGGGAAACCCCAATTGTTCCCGCTGCTGGATGTACAGTTGGGCCACCTGGCGAGCTAACTGGCGAATGCGGGCGATGTAACGGGTGCGCTCGGTCACGGCAATCACCCCCCGCGCCTCCAGCAGGTTGAAGGTGTGGGAGCATTTGAGCACGTAATCCAAAGTGGGGGCCACCAACTGCTGGGCTAACAGGTGCTGGGCCTCTTTTTCATACAGCGTGAAAAGTTGGAAGAGAATTGGGGGGTCGGCAGCCTGAAAATTGTAGGTACATTGCTCCACTTCGCTGTGCCGGTAAAGGTCTCCGTAGGTCACCTGGGCGTTCCAGCGGATGTCCCAAATGGTGTCCACATTTTGCAAATACATGGCCAGGCGCTCCAGCCCATAGGTGATTTCCACGGACACGGGTTGACAGTCAATGCTGCCGCACTGCTGGAAGTAGGTAAATTGGGTGATTTCCATGCCGTCGAGCCAGACCTCCCAGCCTACGCCCCAGGCGCCCAACGTCGGTGACTCCCAGTTGTCCTCCACAAACCGAATGTCGTGTTCCGCCGGAGCAATCCCCAGCCGTTGCAACGACGCCAGGTAAATGTCTTGGATGTCCGGGGGGGAGGGTTTGATCAGCACCTGGTATTGGAAGTAGTGCTGCAGGCGGTTGGGGTTTTCCCCGTAGCGCCCATCCCCCGGTCGTCGGCAGGGTTCGGCATAGGCCACGGCCCAGGGTTCCGGCCCCAAGGCCCGCAAAAACGTGTGGGGACTCATGGTGGCAGCGCCTTTTTCCAGGTCGTAGGGTTGGCCGATTACACACCCCTGCGCCCCCCAAAAGTCATGTAGGGCAGCAATCAGGTCTTGGAAATACACAGGCAGTCCCTTGCGCGTCTTGTGTCTATACTGAAGGGTTGTGGGTTTTCCTGGCAAGATGCCCCGCCCCAAATTAGTAGTTCTGGACGACGACCCCACCGGCTCCCAAACGGTGCACAGTTGTTTGTTGCTGCTGCGTTGGGACCCCGCAACCCTACAAACCGCCTGGGCCGATGCGTCTCCGTTGTTTTTCATCTTGGGTAATACCCGTGCCTGTACCCCCGACAAGGCCGCCCAAATCACCCGGGAAATTTGTTGCCACCTGCGCCAAGTGGTAGGGGAGCGTCTCCTGGACCAGGCCATGATCATCAGCCGCTCGGATTCCACCCTGCGGGGCCACTATCCCCTGGAGGTGGAGGTCTTGAACGAGGAGCTGGGGCCGTTTGACGGACACCTGCTGATTCCCGCTTTTATTGAAGGGGGTCGGATCACCCGCAATAGCACCCACTACCTGCTCGTCAACGGCCAGCCGGTGCCAGTCGACCAGACTGAATTTGCCCGGGATACCGTCTTTGGCTACCCCTCGGCCTACCTGCCGGCCTACGTGGAGTACAAAACGGGGGGGCGTATCCGCCAAGAGCAGGTGCTACGCCTGACGCTCGAACACATCCGGTCGGGGCGCACAGAGGACCTGCTGCTGGGGTTGCAGAACAATGCTTGTGCCGTGGTGGATGCCGAGACGGAGGAGGATTTGCAGCGGGTGGCCCAGGCCCTGTACCGGCTGCAGCAGCAAGGGAAACGTTTACTGTTGCGTTCGGCAGCAGGGATTGTCCGTGCCCTGGCCCAATTGCCCCCCCAACCGGTCGCGCCGGCAGCCATGTCAACCTACGTGCAAGGACAACGGCCGGGTGTGGTGGTGGTGGGTTCCCATGTGCAGTTATCCACCCAGCAGGTTGAGCATCTGTTGCGCCAGCCAGGGGTGCAGGGCATCGAACTGGCCATTACGGGTTTGTTACAGGGACAGACGCCGGCGGAGGTGGTGGCCCAGGTATTGCCCCAGATTACGCAAGCCTTACACCAGGGGTTGACCCCCGTCATCTACACCCCGCGCCAGGAGTTAACCTTTCCCGACCAGGAGACCCGCTTACACTTTGGCGCCCAGGTAGCCCAGACCACGGCCCTGCTGGTGCAACAACTCCCCCCCGACATCGGTTTTTTGGTGAGCAAGGGGGGCATTACCTCCAATACCATCCTCAGCGATGGGTTGCAGTTGACAGCGGTGCGCCTGCTGGGGCAAATTGCGCCGGGGATCAATGTCATTCGCACGCCCGCCGACCATCCCCGTTTTCCCCAGCTGCCGGTGGTCATTGTCCCCGGTAACGTAGGCGGCCCCGAGGTGCTGACGACCATCGTGCAGCGGTTAGACCCCCGGCAGGCCTAGGTTGCCCGTGAGTTCGTCCATCTTGCGCTTCATGGTGGTAGTGGATTCGTCGTAGGCAGCCCGCAATGCCGCATACACCAACTGGGACAGTTCTTCGGCGCTTTTTTGCAGCGCATCGGGGGCAATTTCTACGCGGCGGGGTTCTTGGTTGCCGCTAAGCACCACCTTCACCAGGCCCTCGGCCGCTTCCCCCACAATTTCCATGGCATCCAGTTCCTGCTGCATCTGGATGGCCCCCTCTTGCACCTGCTGCGCTTTTTTGAGGGCCTCGGCAAACTCCTTCATCTTGCCCAGCCCAAAGCCAAAGCCTTTGCCCTGCGTCATACCGTCTCTCCCAGTGTCTTTCCCTGTCCCAGCCTACCACGATGCTACGATAAATAGTACTGAGCCAATGATGTTCACCCATGCTGAAACTGCTGCTTGGCGACCCCAATCAACGGCGCTTGAACCAATACAAGCCCCTGGTGACGGAAATCAACCTGCTGGAGCCGGAGATGGAAAAACTCTCCGACGAGCAACTGCGGGGGAAAACGGCGGAATTTCGCCAGCGCCTGGAACGGGGAGAGTCCCTGGATGACCTGTTGCCGGAGGCCTTTGCCGTGGTACGGGAGGCGGGCAAACGGGTACTGGGGATGCGCCATTTTGATGTGCAGCTTTTGGGGGGCATCGTGCTCCACGAGGGACAAATCGCCGAGATGAAAACCGGTGAAGGGAAAACCCTAGTGGCGACCCTGCCGGCCTATCTCAACGCCTTGACGGGTAAAGGGGTGCACATTGTTACGGTCAATGACTACCTGGCCCGGCGGGACGCGGAATGGATGGGTCAATTGCACCGGTTTTTGGGCTTGAGCGTGGGGTTGATCCAGCAGGGGATGGATGCCACGGAGCGCCGTAAAAATTATGCCTGCGACATCACCTACGCCACCAACAGCGAAATTGGGTTTGACTATCTGCGGGACAACATGGCCACCAGCTTGGAAGAGGTGGTGCAGCGGCCGTTTTACTACTGCATCATTGACGAGGTGGACTCGATTTTGATTGACGAGGCCCGCACACCCTTGATCATTTCCGGGCAGGTGGCCGACCCGGAAGAACGGGAGAAAAAATACATCAAGGCGGCCTGGGTGGCGGCGCAACTCAAACGGGATGAACACTACGAGGTGGACGAAAAAAATCGGAATATCCTGCTGACGGATGAGGGATTTTTGGAGGCGGAAAGATTGCTGG is from Gloeomargarita sp. SRBZ-1_bins_9 and encodes:
- a CDS encoding iron-containing alcohol dehydrogenase family protein, with translation MANELLVAPGRVLRGRQLLSHYGQELLSLGRRWLLVGGPTALSLVQPQLQAVGITPVQVAVIKECTEVARQSLGEAIRAERIEGVLACGGGKALDGGKLVAHDQGIPVVTIPTSAATCAAWTALSNVYSEGGAFLYDVPLRQCPIWLLLDYDLVQRAPRRTLVAGIGDALAKWYEASVSARQVPDTPVLMAVQQARVLRDVLVQKAVAALDQPGSAVWEQVVDATVLMAGLVGGLGGAPCRTVAAHAVHNGLTHWPVTHCWLHGEKVAFGILVQLRLEEMQGQRLAAIARTQLLTLYRQIGLPCSLADLGLGDWTPQELQALAERICHPRSDIHRLPFAVTPAQVVEAMRTTTQAWPPQTASYGIS
- a CDS encoding phosphotransacetylase family protein, which encodes MARRFLFVGSTQAYSGKSTAILGIGRQLQAKHWRIGYGKPVGHSQVTTEPVALDMDGQLAAQVLQLPPDCLAPTLVFLQDWLKQPERLLQAPSLTAALSAYRNLTALDALLLEAPANFHEGYCFGLELARMMQTLNGAVLLVVRVESLLVVDELLMAQAQLGSRLLGVILNAVPANQPAVPEILVPMLEQRGIPVLGVLPRSRLLRSVRVGELAQQLQAQVLCCPDRLDLLVEHLSIGAMSVNAALDYFRQGVNMVVITGSGRTDIQMAALEASTQCLVLTGPNDPDPMVVARAEEMEVPILRVDMDTLTAVEIIERAFERVRLQEPVKIQYVQQMIAQHLHLDRLLHLWDAVCPG
- a CDS encoding TIGR02450 family Trp-rich protein → MGSAGTAQQPAWGWRHFQVKFVFVAMVAVCDPQVWFWLNAQQLRNRCLWQPGWQSLQKMPP
- a CDS encoding thioredoxin family protein, which produces MARTPSTMLELGTPAPDFALPDVVTGQTISLSSFADKSALLVMFICRHCPYVKHIQHELAKLGQDYKDKDIGIVAISSNDAEKYPDDRPESLKEMAQELGFTFPLCYDETQEVAKAYRAACTPDFYLFDRERKLVYRGQFDDSRPGNDLPVTGKDLRAAIDAVLSGQPVSPDQKASLGCNIKWKPGNEPDYYKAA
- the glyQ gene encoding glycine--tRNA ligase subunit alpha, with product MYFQDLIAALHDFWGAQGCVIGQPYDLEKGAATMSPHTFLRALGPEPWAVAYAEPCRRPGDGRYGENPNRLQHYFQYQVLIKPSPPDIQDIYLASLQRLGIAPAEHDIRFVEDNWESPTLGAWGVGWEVWLDGMEITQFTYFQQCGSIDCQPVSVEITYGLERLAMYLQNVDTIWDIRWNAQVTYGDLYRHSEVEQCTYNFQAADPPILFQLFTLYEKEAQHLLAQQLVAPTLDYVLKCSHTFNLLEARGVIAVTERTRYIARIRQLARQVAQLYIQQREQLGFPLLRPTGIMKAKQPV
- a CDS encoding four-carbon acid sugar kinase family protein, with the translated sequence MPRPKLVVLDDDPTGSQTVHSCLLLLRWDPATLQTAWADASPLFFILGNTRACTPDKAAQITREICCHLRQVVGERLLDQAMIISRSDSTLRGHYPLEVEVLNEELGPFDGHLLIPAFIEGGRITRNSTHYLLVNGQPVPVDQTEFARDTVFGYPSAYLPAYVEYKTGGRIRQEQVLRLTLEHIRSGRTEDLLLGLQNNACAVVDAETEEDLQRVAQALYRLQQQGKRLLLRSAAGIVRALAQLPPQPVAPAAMSTYVQGQRPGVVVVGSHVQLSTQQVEHLLRQPGVQGIELAITGLLQGQTPAEVVAQVLPQITQALHQGLTPVIYTPRQELTFPDQETRLHFGAQVAQTTALLVQQLPPDIGFLVSKGGITSNTILSDGLQLTAVRLLGQIAPGINVIRTPADHPRFPQLPVVIVPGNVGGPEVLTTIVQRLDPRQA
- a CDS encoding YbaB/EbfC family nucleoid-associated protein; its protein translation is MTQGKGFGFGLGKMKEFAEALKKAQQVQEGAIQMQQELDAMEIVGEAAEGLVKVVLSGNQEPRRVEIAPDALQKSAEELSQLVYAALRAAYDESTTTMKRKMDELTGNLGLPGV